GTTCAGAAGGGAAAACACGTATGCAAGGACTACCCGAACGCAGCGTAGGGATTTACTTACATAAAGAAAAAAATACATACATTAAGTAAAAATCAACATCAAGTCACGAGCCAAAACAAATATTCACACAAAAACGGCACCCTAATTAAAAATGCAACCCCCATATACCAAATTAAAAATAAATTAAAAAATACTCCATTTTTATTACATAGATGTTTCGAAAATTTTCTTCACCATCATTCAGGCATGAGTAATTTGCACAACACCACACGGCTGCCTACTGTCATACAGGAGAATGCACTCAATTTTAAAATGTGCGTTTTGCGACGTGCTGGTACACGCCTTACAGTTGAGATCCACGCGCGCACCCCATAAGTCCCTAGCCGACGTTTCAGATATGCAACTACATAAGTGCGACTAGGTGTAAGGACTTGACTTCAACATCTCCGCGAAAGTACGCCCCACAAGCATTGCCCCCCCCTTCGCTCACAGTCCCGGCATGGTAATAGTTTGGGGCTTTATCATCCGGCTACTAAAAGACTATATGGCAGGTATATTGCGTCACTATTAAGAACAAGCTGTACGCTAACCAAATCATCGGCGGACCACCATTGCTCTATACAATCCCTGATGCAGTGTGCAGGCATCCATTACCACCAAGCGACTCAACTCGGGATAGTTTTTACGGTATAGGACTGAGGCTCAAAACAGCCATAGGGCGTAGCGCGTGCTTGGTGCCGCAGATGGAAGTCATTGGCAGCACTGGCCGCTTGCGGACTGTTGAAAATACGCTAGGCAGATAACGGCTGAATTCCGGCATCCTCGCCCTTGTGGCCAATCTGCTCGCAGTAAATCGTCTCAGTCGCTGCCTACAAATGATGCGGCTTAGTCTGAATCAGTTGCATCAGGCCATAGCACTCCCCTAGTAAAACCGACCAGCACCACCAGCAACCCCAACGGGGCCCCAAGCCAAAATGGCAACCAGTAAAAGCAGGAGAACGCAGTGCCCAACACCAATACAGTCAGGTTCTATGTGATGTAATTGGCGACTTTCTTCATCCCCATTCGCGCGCTCAGCCAACACAGCAACGCTGTGGCCAGTACAAGCAGAACAGAGAAATGCGGCGTCAGAATGGCCGCTGCAAGCATCAGCCCTACTATCCGAACCAGCGTCCAGATCACCCGGTCGATCATGGTGAATATCGACTCGTTCTCAGGTGGTTTGGCTGTTTCTGCCTGTCTGCGGCGCTTAAGCATGGTCAATCCCTGTCATTCCATCTTGGGTCCAGTGTACTGACCCGCTTCGGTCAAGTGCACGCCTATCTAAAGATCGGGGGCGATTGTGCAGCTAATGAAGCACTATTTACTGAATTGACTGAACAGTGCCGCGCAGGCGCCATAGGTGCTCGCTGGACCTTTCAATGCCGTCACTGCCAACGGATATAGGCCAAGAAAAACTGACCACTATGAGCCAGACCGACCTGATTTCACCGCTGCGTTTTCTTGCTCGTTTACCGCAACGCTTCAGCCAGACTCCACGCATGTTGCGAGGCTTGTACTACACCGCGATTCGCAATCGCGAAAAGAAGCTGTCGTTGGCTTGGGCCATTGAGCAGGCTGCCCGCCTGCACGGCGAACGCCCTGCCGCGATGGATGAACATCGCCGCCTCACGTACAACCACTTCAATGCCTGGGCTAACCGATTGGCGTGGACGTTTAAGGCAGAAGGTGTACGCCATGGCAGTGTTGTCGCGGTCATGATGGAAAACCGCATAGAAATGCTGATGATTTGGGCGGCCTTGAGCAAACTCGGCGCCGTCAGCGCGCTGCTCAACACCACGCAGCGCGGCAAGGTGTTGGCCCACAGCCTTAACCTGGTTAGCCCGGAATTCGTTGTAGTGGGCGATGAATTACTGACTGCCTACGATGAAGTCAGCTCGCAGCTCGAAAAACCGCCACACCCTTATTGGGTGGCCGATCACGATTGCCTGACAGACGCGGGTAATGCTCCAACACACTGCACAAACCTGTTCCACCTTGCATGCAGCCAACGTCAAGAAAATCCGCCGGAGTCTGCGCAGGTGAGGATGAAAGATCCATGCTTTCTGATCTACACCTCCGGCACCACAGGGCTGCCCAAAGCCTCGATCATGAGCCACGGCAAGTGGATTAAATCCTACGGTGGCTTCGGCCACTCAGGCCTGACCTTGAATGAGCAGGATGTGCTCTACCTGCCTACGCCGAGCCACTGTTCTATCGACAGTTGCACAGCGTAGAGACAACCGGCACCTTCAAATACAAGAAGTCAGCGCTGAAGAATGAAGCCTATGCCCCTGACAAAATTGACGGTTCTGTCTTCGTGAGGCTGCCCGCTGATCATCACCTGACAGTCATCAGGCCCGCACTCTATCAGGCTATTGTAGAAGGCGCTTACAGGTTCTGAGATCACCTCACCTGCTGCACACCATCGTCTGCCTACTGTTTGAACTCAAAGTTCAATTGCGCACCTTCTACCGTGTCCCAGTAGTCACCTTGCATGCTGTCATTGGTGATCAGCTTTCCGTTGAGTTGGAACGGGCTTTCCGGTTCTGGCTTTTCTTCAAACAGTGGTGGCAGCAGTTTGTCTGGCTGGACATCCTCTTGGTCATACGGCTTTAGCGGGTCAAATACATTTGGGTTGAGGCTCAAGTTCAGCGGTTCGTGTTCTGGCAACGGCTTAACTGTGGGCTTTGGCTTGGCCTGAGTGACGTTTTTAGGTGCACTTTCTGGCTTAGCCTTTACCTCGATGGTGGGCTGTTCAACCGCAGGAGGCGCGGCCGGTTCGGGTTGTTCTGGCGCACTGGTTTCAATCGGCGCAACAGGCTCAACGGGAGGCGTGGGTTGTTCTTGCGGGCGCTCAACAGGTGCCGTCGGTTTTACCGTGGGCTGGGCTTTTTCAGACTGATCACAGGCGACAAGTAATGCGGCAAGTCCAATAACGCCTAAGCAACGAAATAGAGACATAGAGCTGACTGACAATACGTAGAAAGCCGCTATGCTGACCCGTGCCAGACGCACTGGCAAGCGGGTTTTGTCTAGCGACACAATTTAGAAATGCCGACAGTTCAACAAACAGAATGTCTACCTGTCAGCACTTCCACTCACTCCTGCTCCTGCCACTGGCGCAACAGTGCCTCGATATCCAAGTCGGGATAATCCCTGTGCAGTGTTTGCAGGGCTGCCTCAGCTTCTTTCTCTTTCCCTTCTTGCCTTAAGACATGCAGTGCCTTGAGACGCTCCTGCACGTCGGGATCAATAACCAACGGTTGTTCGTCTGAATTGATAGTTTCCATCGCTGGCGCACTGGCAAGGGTTGCAAACTGTTCCCTTGAAGCGGCCTCAACGCGTTGCTTCGCGCTGGGCTGAGCGCCGAGTGCAGCCTCAGGCTGTGCAGACCTGGCTCGCATTTCTGCTGAGGGCGCAATCAACTGAGCCGTCATCGGCCTCATAGGGGCCTCACTCGAAACTGCTGAGTACGACTCTGACGCAGGGACACCATCATACTTATCAGCCGTGGGCTCGAACTGGCGCCACGTCAGACTCAAGGCGATCCCTAAACAGGCCACGCCAGCCAAAGCCAGCGACCAGCGCTGCTGACCGCGCCCCCCCGATAGCCAGGAGTACAAGCGTGAAAACGAATACTGGGGTTGCCCCGCCGTCACAGGCTGCTCAGTGGCTGCACGGGCCGCTGCCATTATTTGTGCATCGACTGCGGCGCTGGGTTCGCCTTGAGCATGCAGACGGAAATGCTCCAGCATCTGCTGCTCCTGCTCAGGCGTCATAGGGGATTCGTGCTTCATAAGGGCAACTCCTCGGCTGCGGGTTCAGCCAACAACCGACGTAACTTCTGCATCGCATAGCGCAAACGGCTCTTTACCGTTTCAGCTGGGGTCTGGGTCAACTCCGCGATATCGGCTACTTCCAGACTGCCATGGGCACGCAGCAGAAAGACCTCGCGCTGCTCCTCTGGCAAATCAGCCAAAGCAGCCTGTAAGCGCTGCTGGTCACGGGTTAGATTCAGCTGCTGCTCAGGGCTTGGCTGAGGGTCGGGCTGGGCATGCTGAGTTTCATCGTACTCATCATGCCCAGCCTGATGCCGACCATTCTTACGCCAGTGATCAATCAGGCGGTTGCGGGCGATCTGGTACAGCCAGGTTTTGAACAACACGGACTCGCGCTGATCGCTCTGGGTGCGGATCAGGCTCATCCAGGTGTCCTGGAACACCTCTTCGGCCAAAGCCTGATCACCGCACAAGCCTAAAATAAAGCTAAAGAGGCCTAGCCGGTGTCGCTCATACAGTTGGGCAAAGGCCGCAGCATCGCCGCGGCGGTAGCGTCGCAACAAGGCGACATCATCT
The Pseudomonas mendocina DNA segment above includes these coding regions:
- a CDS encoding RNA polymerase sigma factor → MNQPLMEDDVALLRRYRRGDAAAFAQLYERHRLGLFSFILGLCGDQALAEEVFQDTWMSLIRTQSDQRESVLFKTWLYQIARNRLIDHWRKNGRHQAGHDEYDETQHAQPDPQPSPEQQLNLTRDQQRLQAALADLPEEQREVFLLRAHGSLEVADIAELTQTPAETVKSRLRYAMQKLRRLLAEPAAEELPL